The Candidatus Paceibacterota bacterium genome has a segment encoding these proteins:
- a CDS encoding recombination protein O N-terminal domain-containing protein: MSHHIYQTDGFILKSREAKDANRFYQIFTRDLGLIGASAQGVRLLKSKLRYSLHSFAYSHLSLVRGREVWRITSAGRIENIYKDLGPETPQPERFLLVERIFSLLDRLLTGEEKNEPLFEAVLGLINFLKIDEAKVDKVDSALFSADELRSIETISVMRILYFLGYFS; this comes from the coding sequence ATGTCCCATCATATTTATCAGACAGATGGTTTTATTTTAAAAAGCCGCGAGGCTAAAGACGCCAATCGTTTTTACCAGATCTTTACACGTGACTTGGGTCTGATAGGTGCGTCTGCGCAGGGGGTCCGTCTGCTCAAGTCCAAGTTGCGCTACTCGTTGCACAGCTTTGCCTATAGTCATCTTTCTCTAGTGCGCGGACGCGAGGTCTGGCGCATCACTAGCGCTGGGCGAATAGAAAATATTTACAAAGACCTCGGTCCGGAAACTCCCCAACCCGAACGTTTTTTGTTGGTGGAACGGATTTTTTCTTTACTCGATCGTCTCCTCACCGGTGAAGAAAAAAATGAGCCGCTTTTCGAAGCGGTGCTTGGGCTGATTAATTTTTTAAAAATAGACGAAGCAAAAGTGGATAAAGTGGATTCTGCACTATTTTCTGCCGACGAGCTTCGTTCCATCGAAACCATTTCCGTCATGAGGATTTTATATTTTCTTGGCTATTTTTCC